In one Zalophus californianus isolate mZalCal1 chromosome 10, mZalCal1.pri.v2, whole genome shotgun sequence genomic region, the following are encoded:
- the BATF3 gene encoding basic leucine zipper transcriptional factor ATF-like 3 isoform X2: MSQVLPAAGSVLQRSVAAPGNQPQPQSPEDDDRKVRRREKNRVAAQRSRKKQTQKADKLHEEYECLEQENTVLRREIGKLTEELKHLSEALKEHEKMCPLLCPMNFVPLPRPDPVAGCLPR; this comes from the exons ATGTCGCAAGTGCTCCCGGCGGCCGGCAGCGTCCTGCAGAGGAGCGTCGCGGCGCCCGGGAACCAGCCGCAGCCGCAG AGCCCAGAGGATGATGACCGGAAGGTccgaaggagagaaaaaaaccgAGTTGCTGCTCAGAGAAGTCGGAAGAAGCAGACCCAGAAGGCTGACAAACTCCACGAG GAGTACGAGTGCCTGGAGCAAGAGAACACTGTGCTGCGGAGAGAGATCGGGAAGCTGACGGAGGAGCTCAAGCACCTGAGCGAGGCACTGAAGGAGCACGAGAAGATGTGCCCGCTGCTGTGCCCCATGAACTTTGTGCCACTGCCACGGCCGGACCCTGTGGCTGGCTGCCTGCCCCGATGA
- the BATF3 gene encoding basic leucine zipper transcriptional factor ATF-like 3 isoform X1 — MPRWDRETTPPSPRPSHPLVSLSLKFPESGRRTPKAVLRLLEPLAAPASPLLWGLRVPSRVSEPPRDFHEAQGPRKAAAGSPEDDDRKVRRREKNRVAAQRSRKKQTQKADKLHEEYECLEQENTVLRREIGKLTEELKHLSEALKEHEKMCPLLCPMNFVPLPRPDPVAGCLPR; from the exons ATGCCGAGATGGGACCGGGAAACAACACCCCCCTCGCCCCGCCCAAGCCACCCACTTGTGTCTCTCAGCCTGAAGTTCCCCGAGAGCGGCCGAAGGACCCCAAAGGCTGTGCTGCGTCTCCTTGAACCCCTAGCCGCCCCAGCGTCACCACTCTTGTGGGGGCTTCGCGTTCCCTCCCGGGTTTCGGAGCCACCACGTGACTTCCACGAAGCGCAGGGCCCCCGGAAAGCCGCGGCAGGG AGCCCAGAGGATGATGACCGGAAGGTccgaaggagagaaaaaaaccgAGTTGCTGCTCAGAGAAGTCGGAAGAAGCAGACCCAGAAGGCTGACAAACTCCACGAG GAGTACGAGTGCCTGGAGCAAGAGAACACTGTGCTGCGGAGAGAGATCGGGAAGCTGACGGAGGAGCTCAAGCACCTGAGCGAGGCACTGAAGGAGCACGAGAAGATGTGCCCGCTGCTGTGCCCCATGAACTTTGTGCCACTGCCACGGCCGGACCCTGTGGCTGGCTGCCTGCCCCGATGA